In Synechococcus sp. KORDI-52, one genomic interval encodes:
- the rlmB gene encoding 23S rRNA (guanosine(2251)-2'-O)-methyltransferase RlmB, with the protein MSPRFERRSSGPSRDGRSGPGGSGSGRPPRGRTPAGRPSSGRSSMGRPSDARPMPSNRRSNGGRSPYAKSGREGSGFRDRRPPRDGGWERSSGGDRSGYRFTERSGDRFDDRAGDRSKERFGNRSRSYDRDQNASRSDSQNDRSGPGRFRDRNNRYGDRRRSGDERRQPSQRTRSRYDEGRPQRPDAAPEAAAAIPPADDLIWGRHATQAALEAGRPIHRIWCTAEMRSASKFLQLLREAKASGVLVEEVTWARLGQITGGSVHQGIALQTAAAETLDLDSLIEGCSDLGEPPLLVALDGVTDPHNLGAVVRSAEAMGAHGVVIPQRRSAGLTGSAAKVAAGALEHLPVARVVNLNRSLEKLKDAGYRVVGLAAEGDVTLTDVDLSGPLVLVTGSEDQGLSLMTRRHCDQLVRIPLRGITPSLNASVATALCVYEVARRNWMKDIHGQAPSPPIRRPNLAGAESSVETDSAAAAAPPEQPEAPVEKAPEHRIDLDLNPPQPDAALPFDQNIQLSP; encoded by the coding sequence ATGAGCCCTCGCTTTGAACGTCGCTCCAGCGGCCCATCCCGCGATGGACGTTCGGGGCCAGGAGGGAGTGGCAGTGGCCGACCGCCACGGGGCAGGACGCCCGCTGGCCGACCATCTTCAGGACGCTCCTCGATGGGGCGCCCCAGCGATGCTCGGCCTATGCCAAGCAACCGCCGCTCTAATGGCGGTCGTTCGCCTTACGCCAAAAGTGGTCGGGAAGGCAGCGGTTTCCGCGACAGACGCCCGCCACGCGATGGCGGCTGGGAGCGCTCGAGCGGTGGTGATCGTTCCGGTTATCGGTTCACTGAGCGGTCTGGGGATCGTTTCGATGATCGAGCGGGTGATCGCTCGAAAGAGCGGTTTGGCAATCGCTCGCGTTCCTACGACCGGGATCAGAACGCCTCCCGTTCGGACTCTCAAAACGACCGCTCGGGGCCAGGACGTTTTCGCGATCGCAACAACCGTTATGGAGACCGTCGGCGTTCCGGGGATGAACGGCGCCAACCGTCCCAACGCACCAGATCCCGTTACGACGAGGGCCGTCCTCAGCGCCCAGATGCAGCACCGGAGGCCGCAGCAGCCATACCCCCAGCAGACGATCTGATTTGGGGGCGTCATGCCACCCAGGCCGCATTGGAGGCCGGACGACCCATCCATCGCATCTGGTGCACTGCAGAGATGCGCAGTGCGTCCAAATTCCTCCAGCTTCTGCGTGAGGCCAAGGCCTCGGGCGTACTCGTGGAAGAGGTGACCTGGGCCCGGCTGGGACAGATCACAGGTGGGTCTGTTCACCAGGGCATCGCCCTTCAAACGGCGGCGGCGGAAACCCTCGACCTCGACAGCCTCATCGAGGGCTGCTCGGATCTGGGGGAACCTCCCTTGTTGGTGGCCTTGGATGGTGTCACCGACCCCCACAACCTCGGGGCAGTTGTTCGTTCTGCTGAGGCGATGGGCGCCCACGGTGTGGTGATTCCCCAGCGCCGCAGTGCTGGCTTGACCGGTTCGGCCGCCAAGGTGGCCGCCGGAGCCCTGGAACACCTGCCGGTGGCGCGTGTGGTCAACCTCAATCGGTCCCTGGAAAAGCTCAAGGACGCCGGCTACAGGGTGGTGGGCCTTGCCGCTGAAGGGGATGTGACCCTCACCGATGTCGACCTCAGCGGCCCGCTGGTGCTGGTCACCGGATCCGAGGATCAGGGCTTATCGCTGATGACCCGGCGCCATTGTGATCAGCTGGTTCGCATCCCACTGCGGGGCATCACTCCCAGCCTCAACGCCTCCGTTGCCACAGCTCTTTGCGTCTACGAAGTGGCACGTCGCAACTGGATGAAGGACATTCACGGCCAAGCGCCTTCTCCGCCGATTCGGCGGCCCAATCTTGCGGGTGCTGAATCGTCCGTTGAGACGGATTCTGCTGCTGCTGCTGCTCCGCCTGAACAGCCTGAAGCTCCTGTGGAGAAGGCCCCGGAACATCGGATTGATCTTGATCTGAACCCACCGCAGCCGGATGCTGCCTTGCCGTTCGATCAGAACATCCAGCTATCTCCCTGA
- a CDS encoding Mini-ribonuclease 3, whose product MSDWIRNHAPVGINEQLGPLQLAWIGDAVWELHQRLRHGVTPGRSADLHRAVVADVRADAQSRFLALLENRELLTSEERDLVRRGRNSAGRGPRRADAAVYGRATGFETMVGWLFLNNPARLAELFDHLEQAGSNP is encoded by the coding sequence TTGAGCGACTGGATTCGCAACCACGCTCCTGTCGGCATCAACGAGCAGTTGGGCCCATTGCAACTGGCTTGGATCGGTGATGCCGTTTGGGAGTTGCATCAGCGTCTCCGCCATGGAGTCACGCCCGGTCGCTCCGCTGACTTGCACCGCGCTGTCGTGGCTGATGTGCGCGCCGATGCTCAATCCCGTTTTCTGGCCCTGCTGGAAAATCGCGAACTGCTGACCTCCGAGGAACGTGATCTCGTGCGTCGAGGGCGCAACAGCGCAGGCCGTGGTCCTCGGCGTGCCGATGCCGCTGTGTATGGAAGGGCCACAGGATTTGAGACAATGGTGGGCTGGCTGTTTCTGAACAATCCAGCCCGGCTTGCGGAGCTCTTCGATCACCTGGAGCAAGCCGGATCCAACCCATAA
- a CDS encoding STAS domain-containing protein — protein MMPGGLDPISELQRLTVSLRGGFEQKAGCLVFHFTGQLDAYSEKQFMDYVADVLKASKLPAVLDLSKIDFLDSSGLGALVQLAKQCTDAKRSFLLVGNTRVTQTVKLVRLEEFLHLVDDLPTALNQLAA, from the coding sequence ATGATGCCTGGGGGGCTTGATCCCATCAGCGAACTGCAGCGACTGACCGTCTCTCTAAGGGGCGGATTCGAACAGAAGGCCGGATGTCTGGTGTTTCACTTCACCGGCCAATTGGATGCGTACTCCGAGAAACAGTTCATGGACTACGTGGCCGATGTCCTGAAGGCCAGCAAACTTCCTGCTGTTCTTGACCTGAGCAAGATCGATTTTCTTGACTCATCCGGCCTCGGAGCTCTGGTGCAACTGGCCAAACAATGCACGGATGCCAAGAGATCGTTTCTACTCGTCGGCAACACGAGGGTGACCCAGACGGTCAAATTGGTGCGACTTGAAGAGTTTCTGCATCTGGTGGACGATCTGCCGACCGCCCTGAACCAGCTGGCTGCTTGA
- the carA gene encoding glutamine-hydrolyzing carbamoyl-phosphate synthase small subunit, with protein MTCGGPSMPDSPSDKAYLVLADGTVLTGVGFGHRGTTIGEVVFNTGMTGYQEVLTDPSYAGQLVSFTYPELGNTGVNADDQEADRPHARGVIARQLAPLPSNWRCEQPLESWMQTFQLVGISGLDTRALVRHLREVGAMNGVISSDGQTPAQLLELLKQAPSMQGLNLADRVTTREPYQWNQACSVGFDQRLQRRSDAPFRVVAIDFGIKRAILDRLVAHGCDVTVLPADTDLATVRSHRPNGVFLSNGPGDPAAVSHGIALAKLLLEESDLPLFGICLGHQILGLALGGETFKLSYGHRGLNHPCGTTGQVEITSQNHGFALSADSLDPTIIDVTHFNLNDRTVAAIAHRQKPVFGVQYHPEASPGPHDADHHFARFVTLMADRR; from the coding sequence ATGACCTGCGGCGGCCCTTCGATGCCCGATTCACCATCAGACAAGGCTTATCTCGTCCTTGCCGATGGCACGGTTCTCACCGGTGTCGGCTTTGGCCATCGCGGCACCACCATTGGTGAGGTGGTGTTCAACACTGGGATGACCGGATATCAGGAGGTGCTGACAGACCCCTCCTACGCCGGCCAATTGGTGAGCTTCACCTATCCCGAACTCGGCAACACAGGGGTGAACGCTGATGATCAAGAGGCTGATCGCCCTCACGCCCGTGGCGTGATTGCTCGCCAGCTGGCTCCGTTGCCCAGCAACTGGCGCTGTGAACAGCCCCTTGAAAGCTGGATGCAGACCTTTCAGCTGGTGGGTATCAGCGGTTTGGACACCCGTGCCCTGGTCCGTCACCTGCGTGAGGTGGGGGCCATGAATGGTGTGATCAGCAGTGACGGCCAGACCCCGGCGCAGTTGCTGGAGCTCCTGAAGCAGGCCCCGTCGATGCAGGGGCTCAATTTGGCCGACCGCGTCACCACCCGTGAGCCCTACCAATGGAATCAGGCCTGCAGTGTTGGCTTCGATCAGCGTTTGCAGCGTCGCAGCGACGCTCCTTTCCGCGTCGTCGCCATTGATTTCGGGATCAAGCGAGCCATCCTCGACCGCCTTGTCGCCCATGGCTGTGACGTCACTGTTCTGCCGGCAGACACGGATCTGGCCACGGTTCGTTCCCATCGCCCTAACGGTGTCTTTCTCTCCAATGGCCCTGGCGACCCGGCGGCGGTGAGCCATGGGATTGCCCTGGCCAAGCTGTTGCTGGAGGAATCCGATCTACCCCTGTTCGGCATCTGTCTGGGCCATCAGATCCTTGGCCTGGCCCTCGGCGGCGAGACCTTCAAGCTGTCCTATGGGCATCGCGGTCTCAATCACCCCTGTGGCACCACAGGCCAGGTTGAAATCACCAGTCAGAATCACGGTTTCGCCCTCTCCGCTGATTCGCTGGATCCCACCATCATCGATGTCACGCACTTCAACCTGAATGACCGCACCGTGGCGGCGATTGCCCACCGTCAGAAGCCTGTTTTCGGGGTGCAGTACCACCCGGAAGCCAGTCCTGGACCCCATGACGCGGATCATCATTTCGCCCGGTTTGTGACGCTGATGGCCGATCGTCGTTGA
- the trpD gene encoding anthranilate phosphoribosyltransferase codes for MPSDTRPWSSCLDHLLQGNNLASEEATALMRAWLAEELEPVQTGAFLAGLRAKGMVADELAAMAAVLREACPLPCARPDLAMVDTCGTGGDGADTFNISTAVAFTAAACGVSVAKHGNRSASGKVGSADVLEGLGLNLKAPLNKVVEALPGAGVTFLFAPAWHPALVNLAPLRRSLGVRTVFNLLGPLVNPLQPQAQVLGVARSELLDPMAGALQQLGLTRAVVVHGAGGLDEASLAGPNALRLIESGGITTKEVSPQDLGLTRVGLDRLRGGDCAMNQQILQNVLQGQGSLAQTEVVAFNTALVLWAAGLQTDLSAATVQALTVLNEGKAWDKLVALREALSDGDGE; via the coding sequence ATGCCCTCAGACACGCGTCCCTGGTCCAGTTGTTTGGACCACCTGTTGCAGGGCAACAACCTGGCCTCTGAAGAGGCCACCGCTCTCATGCGTGCCTGGCTGGCTGAGGAACTCGAACCTGTTCAGACCGGAGCTTTCCTGGCAGGGCTGAGGGCCAAGGGAATGGTGGCCGATGAGCTGGCTGCCATGGCAGCTGTCCTGCGAGAGGCCTGCCCCCTCCCCTGTGCCCGTCCAGATCTGGCCATGGTCGATACCTGCGGCACCGGTGGCGATGGTGCTGACACCTTCAATATTTCTACAGCTGTCGCCTTCACCGCCGCCGCCTGTGGCGTCAGTGTGGCGAAGCACGGAAACCGCAGTGCCAGCGGCAAGGTGGGTTCAGCTGATGTCCTGGAAGGGTTAGGGCTCAACCTCAAGGCACCGTTGAACAAGGTGGTGGAGGCCTTGCCAGGAGCTGGGGTCACGTTTTTGTTCGCTCCGGCCTGGCATCCAGCCCTTGTGAATCTGGCGCCGCTGCGACGCAGTTTGGGGGTGCGCACGGTGTTCAATCTGCTGGGTCCCCTGGTCAATCCCCTGCAGCCTCAGGCGCAGGTTCTCGGAGTGGCGCGTTCGGAGCTTCTTGATCCCATGGCTGGAGCTCTTCAGCAATTGGGCTTGACCCGCGCTGTAGTGGTTCATGGTGCTGGAGGCCTCGATGAAGCGTCGTTGGCGGGTCCCAATGCCTTGCGTTTGATCGAATCCGGGGGCATCACGACAAAAGAGGTTTCCCCTCAAGACCTGGGCTTGACGCGGGTGGGCCTCGATCGGCTTCGGGGTGGGGATTGCGCGATGAACCAGCAGATCCTTCAGAACGTTCTGCAGGGGCAGGGATCGCTGGCGCAGACGGAGGTGGTGGCCTTCAACACAGCGTTGGTGCTCTGGGCTGCTGGGCTGCAAACCGATCTGTCGGCGGCTACCGTCCAGGCTCTGACTGTTCTGAACGAGGGCAAGGCCTGGGACAAGCTTGTCGCTCTACGCGAGGCCCTGTCCGACGGAGATGGAGAATGA
- a CDS encoding ABC transporter ATP-binding protein: protein MAVLRLDLIGRYLRPHRRTVLLGAITLVVVNILRVTIPMEVRSVVDELQEGFSYSAILRQAGWVVLLASTMGVIRLASRQLIFGVGRQVEVDLRQRLFEHMLRQEPEWIQSKGSGEVISRATSDVENIRRLLGFAILSLTNTLLAYALTLPAMLAIDPWLTLAAVGLYPVMLSTVRLFGGRMMRQKRAQQEELSALSNLIQEDLSGIGAIKIYGQEASEQEAFAARNRSYRDSAIRLGRTQNTLFPLLQGISSMSVLLLLAIGSGQLESGRLSVGGLVALILYVEQLVVPTALLGFTLNTFQTGQVSLERVEELLQREPQIKDADPVPVRSRSTQQRKGCFEARGLTVHYDSAENNTLNGLSFCIEPGELVAVVGAVGCGKTTLARAFGRMVPLSPGQLFLDGVDVTQMALEDLRRDVAIVPQEGFLFTSSLADNLRYGDPEATYQQVELAADQARLADDIKGFPDGFETIVGERGITLSGGQRQRTALGRALLMSSPVLVLDDALASVDNNTAAAILDSIRAQDARTIVMISHQLSAAAACDRILVMESGRIVQQGHHSRLIQQPGVYKRLWERQQASQQLDTMAS, encoded by the coding sequence ATGGCTGTGCTTCGTCTCGACCTGATCGGCCGCTACCTGCGCCCCCATCGACGCACCGTCCTGTTGGGAGCCATCACTTTGGTGGTGGTCAACATTCTGCGGGTAACGATCCCGATGGAAGTGCGCAGCGTCGTCGATGAGCTGCAGGAGGGATTCAGCTATTCAGCGATCCTGCGTCAGGCGGGGTGGGTTGTGCTCCTTGCCAGCACCATGGGAGTGATTCGCCTGGCCTCGCGGCAGCTGATCTTCGGAGTGGGTCGGCAGGTGGAAGTTGATCTGCGCCAACGCCTGTTCGAGCACATGCTCCGTCAGGAACCCGAGTGGATTCAAAGCAAGGGCAGCGGTGAAGTCATCAGCCGTGCCACCAGCGATGTGGAGAACATCCGGCGTCTGCTGGGATTCGCGATTCTCAGTCTGACCAACACGCTTCTGGCCTACGCACTCACGCTTCCAGCCATGTTGGCGATCGATCCATGGCTGACCCTGGCCGCTGTGGGGCTCTATCCCGTGATGCTGAGCACTGTGCGGCTGTTTGGTGGGCGCATGATGCGTCAGAAGCGCGCCCAGCAGGAAGAACTTTCGGCTCTCAGCAATCTGATTCAGGAAGACCTCTCGGGGATCGGAGCCATCAAGATCTACGGCCAAGAGGCATCGGAACAGGAGGCCTTTGCGGCACGCAACCGCAGCTACCGAGACAGTGCCATTCGTCTGGGGAGAACTCAGAACACCCTGTTCCCTCTGCTTCAGGGCATTTCATCGATGTCGGTGCTGTTGCTGCTGGCCATCGGCAGCGGTCAGCTCGAATCCGGCCGCCTCAGTGTTGGTGGTCTCGTTGCACTGATCCTCTACGTGGAGCAACTTGTGGTCCCAACGGCACTCTTGGGTTTCACACTCAACACCTTTCAGACCGGACAGGTCAGCCTCGAGCGGGTGGAGGAATTACTGCAGCGCGAGCCTCAGATCAAAGATGCAGATCCTGTGCCTGTCCGCTCTCGCTCAACCCAGCAACGGAAGGGATGCTTTGAAGCCCGTGGTCTGACGGTGCACTACGACAGTGCTGAGAACAACACGCTCAACGGCCTGAGCTTCTGCATCGAACCGGGAGAACTCGTGGCCGTTGTTGGTGCAGTGGGATGCGGCAAAACCACCCTGGCTCGTGCCTTCGGACGCATGGTCCCCCTTTCGCCAGGCCAGCTGTTTTTGGATGGTGTGGATGTAACTCAGATGGCTCTTGAGGATTTGCGCCGTGATGTGGCAATCGTTCCCCAGGAGGGCTTTTTGTTCACCAGCTCCCTGGCTGACAATCTCCGCTATGGCGACCCTGAGGCAACGTATCAACAGGTCGAACTGGCTGCCGATCAGGCTCGCCTGGCTGATGACATCAAGGGATTTCCCGATGGTTTCGAAACCATCGTTGGCGAACGGGGCATCACGTTGAGTGGTGGGCAAAGGCAGCGCACGGCACTTGGACGGGCCTTGCTGATGTCGTCGCCTGTGCTGGTTCTTGATGACGCCTTGGCGAGCGTCGACAACAACACGGCCGCAGCAATTCTCGATTCAATTCGAGCTCAGGATGCTCGCACGATCGTGATGATCAGCCATCAGCTGTCTGCCGCCGCTGCCTGCGATCGAATCCTTGTCATGGAGAGCGGGCGCATCGTTCAACAGGGGCACCACAGCCGACTGATTCAGCAGCCCGGGGTCTACAAGCGACTATGGGAGCGTCAGCAGGCATCACAACAACTGGACACCATGGCTTCCTGA
- the msrA gene encoding peptide-methionine (S)-S-oxide reductase MsrA, with translation MLPSWLSPRGGAEASTPDKHAVLGTPLKAPLMADQEEAVFACGCFWGAEKGFWRLPGVVTTAVGYAGGQTEQPTYNQVCSGRTGHTEVVRVVWSRPALDFSDLLKLFWECHDPTQGDRQGNDTGSQYRSAIYTFNPEHLQLALASREAYQAALTEKGYGAITTEILENQTFYFAEDYHQQYLAKPGSRPYCSAMPTQTLLGDFEGSNYKLPKQVWDKYDWSIQHCVLRSDNSPIQLSI, from the coding sequence ATGCTGCCTTCCTGGCTGTCTCCCCGTGGCGGAGCTGAAGCCTCCACACCGGATAAGCACGCAGTCTTGGGGACGCCGCTCAAAGCTCCACTGATGGCCGACCAAGAGGAAGCAGTCTTTGCCTGTGGATGCTTTTGGGGAGCTGAAAAGGGGTTTTGGCGACTTCCGGGGGTGGTGACCACTGCTGTGGGCTACGCAGGCGGCCAAACCGAGCAACCGACCTACAACCAGGTCTGCTCGGGCAGAACCGGACATACTGAAGTTGTGCGGGTGGTTTGGAGTCGCCCGGCTCTGGACTTCAGCGACCTGCTGAAACTGTTTTGGGAATGCCACGACCCCACCCAGGGAGACCGGCAGGGTAACGACACCGGCAGCCAATACCGATCAGCCATCTACACCTTCAATCCGGAACATCTGCAACTGGCACTGGCCAGCCGGGAGGCTTATCAAGCCGCCCTCACTGAGAAGGGTTATGGCGCCATCACCACCGAAATACTGGAGAATCAAACCTTTTACTTCGCCGAGGACTACCACCAGCAATATCTGGCCAAACCGGGCAGTCGCCCGTACTGCTCAGCAATGCCAACCCAGACTCTGCTCGGTGACTTTGAAGGCTCCAACTACAAACTTCCGAAGCAAGTCTGGGACAAGTACGACTGGTCAATCCAACACTGCGTGCTCCGCTCCGACAATTCCCCCATCCAGCTCTCCATCTGA
- a CDS encoding Crp/Fnr family transcriptional regulator has translation MLATPSADLSSTALGFKAFLENSYDNRNVVHVTSGSFVPLLKNSVWFVVRGMVKLGALSVHGDELVLGLVGPNEPFGAAFTNVEAYEAVALTDCDLLCCNLAELEHSPQLALGLAKAMAARYRQAESLLALLGLRRVEERVRGFLELLAKDFGEPCEAGLRLNLRLTHQEIASALSTTRVTVTRVLGQLRDEGWLQIDTSRHLVVTGTGRH, from the coding sequence ATGCTTGCCACTCCGTCGGCTGATCTGAGTTCAACAGCTCTTGGTTTCAAGGCGTTTCTTGAAAACAGCTACGACAATCGCAATGTTGTTCATGTCACCTCGGGAAGTTTTGTTCCTCTGCTGAAGAACAGCGTTTGGTTTGTGGTTCGCGGCATGGTGAAGCTGGGGGCACTCTCGGTGCATGGTGATGAGCTGGTGCTGGGCCTGGTGGGCCCTAATGAACCCTTTGGTGCGGCATTCACCAATGTGGAGGCCTATGAGGCTGTAGCGCTCACCGATTGCGATCTGCTCTGCTGCAATCTGGCGGAGCTCGAGCACTCTCCTCAGTTGGCACTGGGCCTGGCCAAGGCCATGGCTGCCCGCTACCGCCAGGCCGAGTCGCTGCTGGCCCTGCTGGGATTGCGGCGCGTTGAGGAACGGGTTCGGGGTTTCCTGGAGCTGCTCGCCAAGGACTTCGGCGAACCCTGTGAGGCCGGTTTGCGGCTCAACCTCCGCCTCACCCATCAGGAGATCGCCAGCGCCCTCAGCACCACCCGGGTGACCGTGACCCGCGTCTTGGGTCAGTTGCGGGATGAAGGCTGGCTGCAGATCGATACCTCCAGGCATCTGGTGGTGACCGGCACCGGCCGCCACTGA
- the pstS gene encoding phosphate ABC transporter substrate-binding protein PstS — MRIAQKAFLASSLLVLGAGMSASAAPKLNGAGASFPAKIYQRWFSDLAKAGGPQVNYQAVGSGSGRKAFIDQTVNFGASDDPMKKADMAKVSRGVVQIPMVGGTIAFGYNKPGCNLKLTQEQAVKVAMGKIKDWKELGCKPGTLTWVHRSDGSGTTKAFTNSMQAFSKTWTLGTGKSVKWPAGVGAKGNSGVAGLIQNREGAIGYVNQSYIKGKVVAAALQNKSGEFLKPSVAAGAKALNGISLDKDLAGKNPNPTAKGAYPIATLTWVLAYKTGNGDKAKVVQDAFNYMLSNAAQNKAPSLGFVPLKGDILAKSKAAVKKIGK, encoded by the coding sequence ATGCGCATTGCACAAAAGGCTTTTCTCGCCTCCTCCCTGCTTGTTCTCGGGGCAGGCATGTCGGCTTCGGCAGCTCCCAAATTGAACGGTGCTGGTGCTTCGTTCCCAGCCAAGATTTACCAGCGTTGGTTCTCCGACCTGGCCAAGGCGGGTGGCCCTCAGGTCAACTATCAGGCCGTGGGTTCCGGTTCCGGCCGTAAAGCCTTCATCGACCAGACCGTGAACTTCGGTGCATCGGATGACCCGATGAAGAAAGCAGACATGGCCAAGGTCAGCCGCGGTGTGGTTCAGATCCCGATGGTGGGTGGCACCATCGCCTTCGGCTACAACAAGCCCGGCTGCAATCTCAAGCTCACTCAGGAGCAGGCCGTGAAGGTCGCCATGGGCAAAATCAAGGATTGGAAGGAGCTCGGCTGCAAGCCCGGCACCCTCACCTGGGTTCACCGCTCGGATGGCTCTGGCACCACCAAGGCCTTCACCAACTCGATGCAGGCCTTCTCCAAGACCTGGACCCTCGGAACCGGCAAATCGGTGAAGTGGCCTGCAGGCGTGGGTGCCAAAGGCAACTCCGGTGTGGCAGGCCTCATCCAGAACCGCGAAGGTGCGATTGGTTATGTGAACCAGTCGTACATCAAGGGCAAGGTGGTTGCCGCCGCGCTTCAGAACAAGTCCGGTGAGTTCCTCAAGCCCTCTGTGGCTGCAGGTGCCAAGGCCCTCAACGGCATCAGCCTGGACAAGGACCTGGCTGGCAAGAACCCCAACCCCACCGCCAAGGGTGCTTATCCCATCGCAACCCTCACCTGGGTTTTGGCTTACAAAACCGGCAACGGTGACAAAGCCAAGGTGGTGCAGGACGCCTTCAACTACATGCTGAGCAATGCTGCTCAGAACAAAGCTCCTTCCCTGGGCTTCGTTCCCCTCAAGGGCGATATCCTGGCCAAGTCCAAGGCCGCTGTGAAAAAGATCGGCAAGTGA
- the pstS gene encoding phosphate ABC transporter substrate-binding protein PstS codes for MVEITHTVLAHRSLVVSSLSVLAVGLAACAGSSDVSSLNAAGASFPAKVYQSWFADLAGSGGIKVNYQAVGSGSGRKAFIDGTVDFAASDDPIKEADRQQVSQGVVQIPMVGGTIAFGYNKPGCELQLTQEQAVGVATGTISDWKELGCEAGTITWVHRSDGSGTTKAFTNSMQAFSPTWTLGSGKSVKWPVGVGAKGNSGVAGVIDNRVGAIGYVNQSYIKGNVQAAAVQNKSGEFLKPSVEAGAKALNGIELDENLAGSNPNPEAAGAYPIATLTWVLAYANGNGAKADAVRDVFTYMLDDSTQEGAAALGFVPLRGTILEKSRSAVKGIQP; via the coding sequence ATGGTCGAAATCACGCACACAGTTTTGGCCCATCGTTCCCTGGTTGTTTCTAGCCTCAGCGTCCTGGCTGTTGGCCTTGCCGCCTGTGCTGGCAGCTCCGATGTGTCCAGCCTCAATGCGGCAGGGGCCTCCTTCCCCGCGAAGGTGTACCAAAGCTGGTTTGCTGACTTGGCCGGCTCCGGCGGAATCAAAGTGAACTATCAGGCTGTGGGCTCCGGTTCCGGACGCAAGGCCTTCATTGATGGCACCGTGGATTTCGCAGCGTCAGACGACCCGATCAAAGAGGCCGACCGCCAGCAGGTGAGCCAGGGGGTGGTCCAGATCCCCATGGTGGGGGGGACGATCGCCTTCGGATACAACAAGCCGGGGTGCGAGCTTCAGCTCACCCAGGAGCAGGCGGTGGGCGTGGCCACTGGCACCATCAGCGATTGGAAGGAGCTCGGTTGTGAAGCGGGCACGATCACCTGGGTGCATCGTTCGGATGGATCCGGCACCACCAAGGCCTTCACCAATTCGATGCAGGCCTTCTCGCCAACGTGGACCCTTGGCAGCGGCAAATCGGTGAAGTGGCCGGTTGGCGTGGGGGCCAAGGGCAACTCCGGCGTGGCTGGGGTGATCGACAACCGGGTTGGTGCGATCGGATATGTGAATCAGTCGTACATCAAGGGGAATGTGCAGGCTGCTGCGGTCCAGAACAAATCCGGTGAATTCCTCAAGCCCTCCGTGGAGGCCGGTGCCAAAGCCCTCAACGGCATTGAGCTCGATGAGAATCTGGCTGGCAGCAACCCCAACCCCGAGGCCGCTGGTGCGTACCCCATCGCCACGCTGACCTGGGTGCTCGCCTACGCCAATGGCAATGGCGCGAAAGCCGATGCTGTGCGGGACGTCTTCACTTACATGCTGGATGATTCCACCCAGGAGGGTGCGGCGGCCTTGGGCTTTGTGCCTCTGCGGGGCACCATTCTTGAAAAATCCCGCAGTGCGGTGAAGGGCATTCAGCCTTGA
- a CDS encoding 3'-5' exonuclease → MPEQLDLLAGFSKPQAESQTAPTPLPSPPGVEPEAKTDQPEDAPEVTPSTLLIIDTETSGLDPLQDQCLELGCILFDVPSRSVLAQQSFLLPVDSNAAEAINRIPAAVTRRPQPWQEALVWFEHLLDAADLLVAHNAAFDRQWFGLGVVPATATPWLCTMDDIRWPVDRQLRSRPSVRDLALAYGVPVWAAHRALSDCIYIAEVFARCDDLEQLLERGLEPRRLMRARVSFDERHLAKAAGFRWNDPIKGAWTRRLSDREVKDLEFAVAPVELEADRLSA, encoded by the coding sequence ATGCCTGAACAGCTCGATTTGCTTGCGGGGTTTTCAAAGCCTCAGGCGGAGTCCCAAACAGCGCCAACGCCGTTGCCTTCTCCGCCGGGCGTTGAACCCGAGGCCAAGACTGATCAGCCCGAGGATGCGCCAGAGGTCACCCCGTCCACCCTGCTGATCATCGACACCGAAACCTCCGGTCTGGATCCGCTGCAGGATCAGTGCCTTGAGCTGGGCTGCATTTTGTTTGATGTGCCGAGTCGTTCGGTGCTGGCCCAGCAATCGTTTCTTCTGCCGGTGGACTCCAACGCAGCAGAGGCGATCAACCGGATCCCCGCCGCCGTCACCCGCCGGCCCCAGCCCTGGCAGGAGGCGCTGGTGTGGTTTGAGCATCTGCTGGACGCTGCCGATCTGCTGGTGGCCCACAACGCGGCCTTCGATCGCCAGTGGTTCGGTCTGGGTGTGGTGCCGGCCACCGCAACACCATGGCTGTGCACCATGGACGACATCCGCTGGCCGGTGGATCGTCAGTTGCGTTCGCGGCCGTCGGTGCGGGACCTGGCCTTGGCTTATGGCGTCCCCGTCTGGGCGGCCCACCGCGCCCTCAGCGATTGCATCTACATCGCGGAGGTCTTCGCCCGCTGTGACGACCTTGAGCAGCTGTTGGAGCGGGGCCTGGAACCGCGTCGGTTGATGCGTGCCCGGGTGTCCTTCGATGAACGCCATCTGGCCAAGGCAGCGGGTTTCCGTTGGAACGATCCGATTAAGGGCGCCTGGACCCGTCGTTTGAGTGATCGCGAGGTCAAGGACCTGGAGTTTGCTGTCGCCCCCGTTGAGCTCGAGGCCGATCGCCTCAGCGCCTGA